The following proteins are encoded in a genomic region of Microcoleus sp. FACHB-68:
- a CDS encoding ABC transporter substrate-binding protein: protein MNMKNLQLRLIALFFIHALFLTACFFTASPTPERPPLRLIYDLWPGYLPIIIAQEKGFFDQQGVNVETLVTENASEKIADFNAGKADGITLALGNVMISSADNPNAHIIFAIDRSAGADAVVAQPQTKKVSDLKGKSIGTSVGGFNELFVTQMLEANNLTLEDVTLVNVEGENVPELVENGKIQAGSTWEPFVSQAIALGLNVLFTSAETPGLIPDVMVFQGSVLRERPDDVRAFVRAWFQAVDYWKANPEDGKKIIAQTMKLQPETISLKGYDLLTLNDNLKTFVPGNTLESLHYTAQLYANFFVKTGSLSRQPNINKLLEPSFLQP from the coding sequence ATGAACATGAAAAATTTGCAGTTGCGCCTCATTGCTCTTTTTTTCATCCACGCGCTGTTCCTTACGGCCTGTTTTTTCACGGCTTCACCCACACCAGAAAGACCGCCATTAAGGCTGATTTACGATTTATGGCCAGGATATTTACCAATTATAATCGCTCAAGAAAAAGGTTTTTTTGACCAACAGGGTGTGAATGTAGAAACACTTGTTACAGAAAATGCTTCCGAAAAAATAGCCGATTTTAATGCCGGCAAAGCGGATGGAATTACCTTAGCACTGGGTAACGTCATGATTTCTAGCGCAGATAATCCGAACGCACACATTATCTTCGCCATTGATCGCTCAGCTGGTGCAGATGCAGTAGTCGCGCAACCTCAAACCAAAAAAGTAAGCGATTTAAAAGGCAAATCAATTGGAACTAGCGTCGGCGGATTTAATGAATTGTTTGTCACCCAAATGCTAGAAGCAAATAACTTGACGCTTGAAGATGTGACACTGGTCAATGTAGAGGGAGAAAACGTCCCCGAACTCGTAGAAAACGGGAAAATACAAGCCGGCAGCACTTGGGAACCCTTTGTGTCACAAGCCATCGCATTAGGCTTAAATGTACTGTTTACCAGCGCCGAAACGCCCGGATTAATCCCAGATGTGATGGTGTTTCAAGGATCAGTGCTGCGCGAACGTCCCGATGATGTCCGGGCATTTGTCCGAGCTTGGTTTCAGGCAGTAGATTACTGGAAAGCCAATCCAGAAGATGGAAAAAAAATTATTGCCCAAACCATGAAACTTCAACCAGAAACAATTTCTCTAAAAGGCTACGACTTACTCACCTTAAACGATAATTTGAAAACCTTTGTACCGGGCAACACCCTAGAATCCTTGCACTACACCGCGCAACTCTATGCCAATTTCTTTGTAAAAACCGGCAGTCTCAGCCGACAACCCAACATTAATAAATTACTAGAACCCTCATTTTTACAGCCGTAG
- the sixA gene encoding phosphohistidine phosphatase SixA, which produces MTAKLYFIRHGIAVDQQDCDRDEDRPLTEEGHRKTKQVAKRLHQMDIAFDLILTSPLVRARQTADILKTAGLSGKIEESEFLAPNGDIGSWLSWLDTWLQAGGTSLALIGHQPDLANWAEILVWGEAREGLVLKKAGIIGLMLPDTGLPVGRSMMFWLTAPKFLLV; this is translated from the coding sequence ATGACCGCAAAACTTTACTTTATCCGTCACGGCATCGCAGTAGACCAGCAAGACTGCGATCGCGACGAAGATCGCCCGCTCACAGAAGAAGGCCATCGCAAAACCAAGCAAGTAGCTAAACGACTGCACCAGATGGATATCGCGTTTGATTTAATTCTCACCAGTCCATTGGTGCGAGCTCGCCAAACTGCAGACATCCTAAAAACAGCCGGTTTGTCTGGCAAAATCGAAGAATCAGAATTCCTGGCCCCAAATGGCGACATCGGCAGCTGGCTGAGTTGGTTAGACACATGGCTGCAAGCCGGCGGCACGAGCTTAGCGCTGATTGGTCATCAGCCGGATCTGGCAAATTGGGCTGAAATCTTGGTTTGGGGGGAAGCCAGAGAGGGTCTCGTCCTTAAAAAAGCCGGTATCATCGGTTTAATGCTGCCCGACACTGGACTGCCGGTGGGACGGAGCATGATGTTCTGGCTGACAGCGCCCAAGTTCCTACTCGTGTAG
- a CDS encoding ABC transporter substrate-binding protein, whose product MPLKVAYSAWPGFLPIAIAQEKGFFAQQGVKVETFYSEDTMAQMADFGAGNYDIVTLALGSIGIISEKNPGVQIIFATDRSAGADAIVAQSNITSVADLKGKRIGTGLGGFGELFVTTMLEANGLTTDDVTLIKVDGDKIPARIKSGEIQAGQTWEPYVSQVVKSGGHALFTSDKTPGLIPDVVAVRGLVLRERPDDVQAFVRAWFQAVDYWKGNFKEGNELIAKALKISPETISLEGVELLTLKDNLKAFTPGNTTASLYHTAQLYSNFYIRTGGIARPLDINKLLNPSFLEKLHQERQTKS is encoded by the coding sequence GTGCCCCTTAAGGTTGCCTACAGTGCATGGCCTGGATTTTTGCCCATTGCAATCGCTCAAGAAAAAGGATTTTTCGCGCAACAGGGAGTTAAAGTAGAAACCTTTTATTCAGAAGATACAATGGCGCAAATGGCTGACTTTGGTGCCGGCAATTATGATATTGTCACCTTAGCACTGGGCAGCATTGGGATTATCAGCGAAAAAAATCCTGGTGTGCAAATTATTTTTGCGACGGATCGCTCGGCTGGAGCTGATGCCATCGTCGCCCAATCTAACATTACAAGCGTTGCTGATTTAAAAGGAAAAAGAATTGGAACCGGCTTAGGAGGATTTGGTGAATTATTTGTCACCACGATGCTAGAAGCAAACGGACTCACCACTGATGATGTTACTCTGATTAAGGTAGATGGAGACAAAATTCCAGCCCGGATTAAAAGTGGAGAAATTCAAGCTGGCCAGACTTGGGAACCCTACGTTTCGCAAGTCGTAAAATCCGGTGGTCACGCCTTGTTTACTAGCGATAAAACTCCTGGTTTAATTCCAGATGTCGTGGCAGTTCGAGGTCTGGTATTACGCGAGCGCCCAGATGATGTACAAGCTTTCGTGCGAGCTTGGTTTCAAGCCGTAGATTACTGGAAAGGCAACTTTAAAGAAGGAAATGAACTGATTGCTAAAGCTTTAAAGATTTCACCCGAAACAATTTCGCTAGAGGGGGTAGAGTTGCTAACTTTAAAGGATAATTTAAAAGCATTTACCCCAGGTAACACCACAGCTTCATTATACCACACCGCCCAACTTTACTCTAATTTTTATATCCGTACAGGAGGCATAGCTCGACCTTTAGATATCAACAAATTACTCAACCCCTCGTTTTTAGAAAAGTTGCACCAAGAGCGACAGACCAAATCGTAA
- a CDS encoding iron uptake porin, with product MKSSFAYILGTLLELILLQFVILKSALATEIQADNKTLEVKKSINLSATKFVKTTETLKYNNHPSETTVQALPVNPTVAEAMEQVTSVSQLSDVQPTDWAFQALQSLVERYGVIAGYPDSTFRGNRAMTRYEFAAALNAALESLAQVIPANSTDFVTQEDLAKLQQLQAEFSAELASIRGRVDALEIRSAELEANQFSTTTKLNGFAWFNLTEARVGSNVKRETGNRINGAREIETVSDANTTFSNLIWLELTTSFSGNDALITQLAVGNGTSPANEFASAGLFNSFGVPFTDAIAGVTANELVIKELSYSFPVTDSIQLIIGPQIDWFRYFDLNNFTNFLTGAGSFNSVNSTLVNDPLRGAGAVLQWNLNQQLLLQVGYLAENNEFLPGTRPAADPNKGFFDGTNTITAELTYSPSENANIRLLYDRYNIDADNGIISTIKPVIGVLDDSVGGGLNDATADVFGLNFDWLVTPQIGVFGRYTYLSTHLDPVSSEIAGGNLNAQSLQAGLAFPNLGRPGALATLSYVIPFSILEGRKFLASGGGDGGVQFEIEATYYFPITDNLALVPALYVIGNPNNFSDNPTIFIGNLRTQFSF from the coding sequence ATGAAGAGTTCTTTTGCTTACATCTTGGGAACTTTACTTGAATTGATTTTATTACAATTCGTGATTTTAAAATCGGCCCTTGCAACAGAAATTCAGGCCGATAATAAAACACTTGAAGTTAAAAAAAGTATAAATTTATCAGCGACAAAATTTGTTAAAACTACAGAAACTCTTAAATATAATAATCATCCTTCTGAAACAACTGTTCAAGCATTGCCGGTTAACCCAACAGTAGCCGAGGCGATGGAACAAGTTACTTCGGTTTCTCAATTGTCTGATGTGCAACCAACAGACTGGGCGTTTCAGGCTTTGCAATCTCTGGTAGAACGGTATGGAGTGATCGCCGGCTACCCAGATAGCACCTTTCGCGGAAATCGAGCAATGACACGCTATGAATTTGCTGCCGCTTTAAATGCTGCACTGGAGAGCTTAGCACAAGTCATTCCTGCAAATTCTACTGACTTCGTTACTCAAGAAGATTTAGCGAAATTGCAGCAATTACAAGCAGAATTTTCTGCTGAACTCGCAAGCATTCGGGGACGTGTGGATGCTTTAGAAATTCGCAGCGCTGAACTCGAAGCCAATCAATTTTCCACCACCACAAAACTCAATGGTTTTGCTTGGTTTAACTTAACAGAAGCCAGGGTTGGCAGTAATGTGAAACGAGAAACCGGCAACCGGATCAATGGTGCACGAGAAATAGAAACAGTCAGTGATGCTAACACCACCTTTAGCAACTTAATCTGGCTAGAACTCACCACTTCTTTCAGCGGCAATGATGCCTTGATCACGCAACTTGCGGTGGGAAACGGGACATCTCCAGCCAATGAATTTGCCTCTGCCGGCCTTTTCAATTCTTTTGGAGTGCCTTTTACTGACGCAATTGCCGGCGTAACTGCTAACGAACTGGTTATCAAAGAATTATCTTACAGCTTTCCTGTCACTGATTCGATTCAATTGATTATCGGCCCGCAAATTGATTGGTTTCGCTATTTTGATCTCAACAATTTCACAAATTTTTTAACCGGCGCAGGCAGCTTTAACTCTGTTAATAGCACATTAGTTAACGATCCTTTACGCGGTGCCGGTGCTGTTCTTCAGTGGAATTTAAATCAGCAATTACTCCTACAGGTTGGATATCTCGCCGAGAATAACGAATTTCTTCCCGGCACTCGTCCTGCAGCCGATCCAAATAAAGGTTTTTTTGACGGCACGAATACAATTACAGCCGAATTAACGTATTCTCCCAGCGAGAATGCCAACATTCGCTTACTCTATGACCGCTATAATATTGATGCTGATAATGGAATAATTAGCACCATTAAGCCAGTGATTGGGGTACTTGATGATAGCGTTGGCGGCGGTCTTAATGATGCAACTGCCGATGTTTTTGGTTTAAACTTCGATTGGTTAGTTACACCCCAAATCGGAGTTTTTGGGAGATATACCTATCTCAGCACCCATTTAGATCCCGTGAGTTCAGAGATTGCCGGTGGAAATCTTAACGCCCAATCTCTACAAGCAGGGCTTGCTTTTCCAAATTTAGGCCGCCCCGGCGCACTGGCTACGCTCTCCTATGTCATCCCCTTTTCTATTTTAGAGGGCAGAAAATTTCTTGCATCTGGGGGTGGCGACGGTGGCGTGCAATTCGAGATCGAAGCAACTTACTATTTCCCAATCACTGATAATCTGGCGCTTGTTCCTGCTTTATATGTAATTGGAAATCCCAATAACTTTAGCGACAATCCTACCATTTTTATTGGGAATCTTAGAACACAGTTTAGCTTTTAG
- a CDS encoding adenylate/guanylate cyclase domain-containing protein, whose amino-acid sequence MRQSRLYTLRTKLIVSFLLVALIPLSLLAVVNKHTTQEALTRNANQALFAAASQTATSIDAFINTNLNSVRVEAILPGLAKYLSLPASERAGSAEQAMAGATLRSLSRKDTVNIFSYALLDLQGQNILDTYTPYIGQDESKSDYFIQPLKTGLPYVSTMRFSPTVPGLVNLYFSSPVRNATGEMIGVLRVSYNATVVQQLVSLQTGLAGPQSFAILLDEHHIRLAHGAGLASAFKSVVPLKPALVKQLQAQRRLPDLPADELSTNLPEFEKGLKNAPNQPYFKTQLVASDNQINSIAVTPLKTQPWLAVFAQPQAVFLAPIQAQTRVALLLAAIIAGVVTIVAFTIAQLLAKPIIQLTNKVSQFTAGKMEVRVHIQTQDEIGLLAGSFNTMAEQVGKLLHGLEERTTELKEAVNQLQGEMGGRIRAQEALRKANEGLEIRVEERTAELRQTNDKLQEEITERQRAEEELRKSQQRLSLLFQQTPVAVIEWNINFEITAWNPAAESIFGYSKSEVIGRHAADLLVPESIRTRVKKIQQALLARAGGTRSTNENITKDGRTIICEWYNAPLIDDSGNTIGVAAVAVDITERKQAEEALQQAEERYRTIFENVTEGIFQTTPDGKFLSANPALARIYGYSSPEALVQDIRDINQQIYIDANRRAEFIATIEKHNAIAEFESQIYRKDGNIIWISENARAVRDPTGNLLYYEGTVVDITYRKVAQEALRYQQEQSELLLLNILPEPIAQRLKLHPRTIADSFEEVTVLFADLVGFTQLSARISPTEIVELLNQIFSAFDHLAEKHGLEKIKTIGDAYMVVGGLPVPRSDHAEAVAAMALDMMQAIIKFNARTGEALEIRVGISTGPVVAGVIGLKKFIYDLWGDTVNTASRMESQGIPGAIQVTAGTYERLRDKYHFKKRDPIQVKGKGEMTTYLLTGRHIES is encoded by the coding sequence ATGAGGCAGTCCAGGCTGTACACTCTTCGCACCAAGCTGATCGTGTCCTTCTTGCTTGTTGCACTCATACCCTTGAGCTTGCTGGCTGTTGTCAACAAACACACCACACAAGAAGCGCTGACGCGCAATGCCAATCAAGCCTTATTTGCAGCAGCCTCCCAAACTGCAACCAGTATAGACGCCTTTATCAATACCAATCTCAACTCGGTTCGCGTCGAGGCGATTTTACCCGGATTGGCCAAATATTTAAGCCTTCCTGCCTCAGAACGAGCCGGTAGTGCTGAACAGGCAATGGCTGGGGCGACTTTACGCAGTCTCAGCCGTAAAGATACCGTGAATATCTTCTCTTATGCCCTGCTGGATCTGCAAGGGCAGAATATACTTGATACCTATACGCCCTATATCGGTCAAGACGAATCCAAGAGCGACTACTTTATTCAACCGCTCAAAACCGGCTTACCCTACGTCTCCACAATGCGGTTTTCCCCAACCGTTCCCGGCTTAGTTAACCTGTATTTTAGTAGTCCTGTCCGCAATGCCACCGGAGAAATGATTGGAGTGTTGCGCGTGTCTTATAACGCCACAGTTGTGCAGCAATTAGTAAGTTTGCAAACCGGACTGGCAGGGCCGCAATCATTCGCAATTTTACTGGACGAACATCACATTCGCCTAGCCCACGGAGCCGGACTGGCCTCCGCTTTTAAATCGGTTGTGCCATTAAAGCCGGCTTTAGTCAAACAATTGCAGGCACAAAGACGGCTGCCCGATCTGCCGGCAGATGAACTATCAACCAACCTACCAGAGTTTGAAAAAGGTTTAAAAAACGCCCCTAATCAGCCTTATTTCAAAACTCAACTGGTAGCAAGCGACAATCAAATCAACTCAATCGCAGTTACCCCACTCAAAACCCAACCCTGGCTTGCCGTCTTTGCCCAGCCACAGGCCGTCTTTCTCGCCCCTATTCAAGCCCAAACTCGCGTCGCATTACTATTAGCTGCCATCATTGCCGGTGTCGTCACAATTGTTGCATTCACTATCGCCCAACTATTGGCTAAACCGATTATTCAATTAACCAATAAAGTTTCTCAATTCACCGCCGGCAAGATGGAAGTGCGGGTTCATATTCAAACACAAGACGAAATTGGCCTGCTTGCTGGTAGCTTTAATACAATGGCTGAGCAAGTTGGTAAACTTCTCCACGGACTGGAAGAACGCACAACAGAACTCAAAGAAGCCGTCAACCAATTACAAGGCGAAATGGGCGGACGAATTCGTGCCCAAGAAGCCCTTCGCAAGGCAAATGAAGGCTTAGAAATTCGGGTAGAAGAACGCACGGCAGAATTAAGGCAAACCAACGATAAATTGCAAGAAGAAATTACCGAACGGCAGCGGGCAGAAGAGGAACTTAGAAAATCCCAGCAAAGACTTTCACTGCTTTTTCAGCAAACCCCAGTAGCGGTCATTGAATGGAACATTAATTTTGAAATAACTGCTTGGAATCCAGCCGCAGAATCAATTTTTGGATATAGCAAAAGTGAAGTGATCGGTCGTCATGCAGCCGACTTGCTCGTACCTGAAAGCATCAGAACTCGTGTCAAGAAAATTCAACAAGCCCTTTTAGCCAGAGCCGGCGGTACTCGCAGCACCAACGAAAATATCACCAAAGATGGAAGAACAATCATTTGTGAGTGGTACAACGCTCCGCTCATTGACGACAGCGGAAACACTATCGGAGTCGCCGCTGTTGCTGTAGATATTACCGAACGAAAGCAAGCAGAAGAAGCATTACAACAGGCTGAAGAAAGATATCGTACTATCTTTGAAAATGTTACGGAAGGCATTTTTCAAACCACCCCAGACGGAAAATTTTTATCAGCCAATCCAGCCTTGGCAAGAATTTATGGCTATTCCTCTCCCGAAGCGCTTGTTCAGGATATCCGGGATATTAACCAGCAAATTTACATTGATGCAAACCGGCGTGCCGAATTTATTGCCACCATTGAAAAACATAACGCCATCGCTGAATTTGAATCTCAGATTTATCGCAAAGATGGCAACATCATTTGGATTTCAGAGAACGCCCGCGCCGTTCGTGACCCCACCGGCAACCTGCTTTACTACGAAGGCACCGTTGTAGACATCACGTATCGCAAAGTAGCGCAAGAAGCCCTGCGTTATCAACAGGAACAATCAGAACTTCTCCTGCTGAATATTTTGCCAGAACCGATTGCTCAGCGCCTAAAACTGCATCCCAGAACCATTGCCGACAGCTTCGAGGAAGTTACCGTTTTATTTGCCGATCTCGTAGGTTTCACCCAACTTTCTGCTCGAATTTCCCCCACTGAAATCGTCGAGTTACTCAACCAAATTTTCTCAGCATTTGACCATCTGGCTGAAAAGCACGGATTAGAGAAAATTAAAACAATTGGGGATGCTTATATGGTAGTCGGCGGCTTGCCGGTGCCCCGAAGTGATCATGCTGAAGCGGTTGCCGCAATGGCACTAGATATGATGCAAGCCATTATTAAATTTAACGCCCGCACCGGCGAAGCGCTTGAAATCCGGGTAGGCATCAGCACAGGACCCGTGGTTGCCGGCGTCATCGGACTTAAAAAATTCATCTACGACTTATGGGGAGACACCGTCAATACCGCCAGCCGTATGGAATCTCAGGGCATCCCCGGTGCCATTCAAGTCACAGCCGGCACTTATGAGCGTTTGCGCGATAAATATCACTTTAAAAAACGAGACCCAATCCAAGTTAAAGGTAAAGGAGAAATGACAACCTATCTGCTCACAGGAAGACATATAGAATCCTAG
- a CDS encoding bifunctional oligoribonuclease/PAP phosphatase NrnA, translating into MVAPAGSNGVVKTQAQFLEKKVEAFRQTLERHRGQRQLVILQDFPDPDALSGAWAYQLIAQQYDIHCDIVYAGALSHQENIALVKLTGLPVQRFPVETAKNKNLSIYDGCALIDNQGTTSGLTQLVLSAGIPITAVIDHHSLQADLKPEFLDIRPSTRATATIFTHYLQAGLLKLDSSIADHVKCATALMHGLRSDTGGMRLAQEDDFLAAAYLSRFYDAQLLSAVLQASRSKRVMDVIERSLHNRIVQNNFSIAGVGYLRYDDRDAIPQAADFLLTEENVHTAVVYGIVHDEDEELEVVTGSLRTDKITLDPDEFIKEAFGQDAHGRFFGGGRSQAGGFEIPMGFLSGCNENKDYAKMKWEVFDAQIKQKLLRLVSPKDDLIQTE; encoded by the coding sequence ATCGTAGCGCCAGCAGGGTCGAATGGCGTTGTGAAAACGCAGGCTCAGTTCCTGGAAAAGAAAGTGGAAGCCTTTCGCCAAACCCTAGAACGGCATAGAGGCCAGCGCCAGTTGGTGATTTTACAGGATTTCCCTGACCCCGACGCCCTTTCCGGTGCTTGGGCGTACCAGTTAATCGCCCAGCAATATGACATTCACTGTGATATTGTCTACGCCGGCGCTCTCAGCCACCAGGAAAACATCGCCCTAGTCAAACTCACAGGTTTGCCGGTGCAGCGCTTTCCTGTTGAAACCGCGAAAAATAAAAATTTATCAATATATGACGGCTGCGCTTTGATCGATAACCAAGGCACCACCAGCGGACTAACCCAGCTGGTACTGTCAGCCGGCATCCCCATTACCGCCGTCATCGACCATCACAGCTTGCAGGCCGATCTCAAACCGGAATTTCTAGATATTCGCCCTTCCACACGAGCGACCGCAACAATTTTCACCCATTATCTCCAAGCCGGTTTGCTCAAGCTAGACAGCAGCATCGCCGATCATGTCAAGTGTGCCACCGCTTTAATGCACGGGCTGCGGTCTGATACCGGCGGCATGAGACTCGCTCAAGAAGATGATTTCTTAGCAGCCGCCTACCTCAGCCGCTTTTATGACGCCCAACTGCTCAGTGCAGTGCTACAGGCATCTCGCTCTAAACGGGTGATGGATGTGATTGAGCGATCACTGCACAACCGGATCGTTCAGAATAACTTTTCCATTGCCGGTGTAGGCTATCTGCGTTACGACGACAGAGATGCCATCCCCCAGGCTGCCGACTTTTTACTAACCGAAGAAAACGTCCATACTGCAGTCGTTTACGGTATTGTTCACGACGAGGACGAAGAACTCGAAGTCGTCACCGGCTCTTTGCGAACCGATAAAATTACCCTCGATCCCGACGAATTTATCAAAGAAGCGTTTGGCCAAGATGCCCACGGGCGCTTTTTTGGAGGTGGCAGAAGTCAGGCAGGCGGCTTTGAAATCCCGATGGGATTTCTCTCTGGCTGCAACGAAAATAAAGACTACGCCAAGATGAAGTGGGAAGTATTTGATGCCCAAATCAAGCAAAAGCTGCTGAGATTGGTCAGTCCCAAGGATGACTTAATCCAGACAGAATAG
- a CDS encoding citrate synthase — protein sequence MTAAGELKIGLEFKPGLEGVPATLSSISYVDGHKGVLEYRGIPIEELAEKSTFLETSYLLIWGELPTQEELEAFEHEIRYHRRIKYRIRDMMKCFPESGHPMDALQACAAALGLFYSRRALDDPAYIRAAVVRLLAKIPTMVGAFQLMRNGNDPVQPRDDLDYSANFLYMLTEQEPDPLAARVFDVCLTLHAEHTINASTFSARVTASTLTDPYAVVASAVGTLAGPLHGGANEEVISMLEQIGSVDNVRAYVEDCIQRKAKIMGFGHRVYKVKDPRATILQNLAEQLFEKFGHDDYYDIAVALEKAVEEKMAHKGIYPNVDFYSGLVYRKMGIPIDLFTPIFAIARVAGWLAHWKEQLAENRIYRPTQIYTGNHAAAYVPIEER from the coding sequence ATGACTGCCGCCGGTGAATTAAAGATAGGGTTAGAATTTAAGCCCGGTTTAGAAGGGGTTCCCGCTACTCTATCCAGCATCAGCTATGTGGATGGACATAAAGGGGTGCTGGAGTATCGGGGTATTCCTATTGAAGAACTTGCAGAAAAAAGCACTTTTCTGGAAACTTCCTATTTATTAATCTGGGGTGAACTTCCCACCCAGGAAGAGTTAGAAGCCTTCGAGCATGAAATTCGCTACCACCGGCGCATTAAATATCGCATTCGGGACATGATGAAATGCTTCCCCGAAAGTGGTCACCCGATGGATGCCTTGCAAGCCTGTGCTGCTGCGCTTGGCCTATTCTATTCCCGTCGCGCCTTAGATGACCCCGCTTATATCCGGGCTGCAGTCGTGCGGCTGCTCGCTAAAATTCCCACAATGGTTGGAGCTTTCCAGCTCATGCGGAATGGGAACGACCCCGTCCAACCCCGCGATGACTTGGACTACTCGGCCAACTTTCTGTATATGCTGACTGAGCAGGAACCCGATCCTCTGGCAGCACGGGTGTTTGATGTTTGCCTCACCCTTCATGCAGAACACACGATTAATGCTTCCACATTCTCGGCACGAGTTACCGCATCAACCCTCACCGATCCTTACGCCGTGGTAGCTTCAGCAGTAGGAACCCTGGCAGGACCCCTGCATGGCGGCGCGAATGAAGAAGTAATTTCAATGCTGGAACAGATTGGCTCTGTGGACAATGTCCGCGCCTACGTTGAAGATTGCATACAGCGCAAGGCGAAAATTATGGGCTTTGGCCACCGAGTTTACAAAGTCAAAGATCCGCGAGCCACAATTCTGCAAAACCTTGCCGAACAGCTTTTTGAGAAGTTTGGCCACGATGATTATTATGATATTGCCGTTGCCTTGGAGAAAGCTGTTGAGGAAAAAATGGCCCACAAAGGCATTTATCCCAACGTAGATTTCTACTCTGGCCTGGTTTACCGCAAAATGGGCATTCCCATCGATTTGTTCACCCCGATCTTTGCGATCGCACGGGTTGCCGGCTGGCTAGCTCACTGGAAAGAACAGCTGGCAGAAAACCGGATCTACCGGCCTACCCAAATTTACACCGGCAATCATGCTGCTGCTTACGTTCCCATCGAAGAACGTTAG
- a CDS encoding HNH endonuclease: MGKVLVLNASYEPLNITSWRRAVVLLLKGKAEQVEHNGKYLYAEFPLPTVIRLRYYVRVPYKEIPLTRRNILHRDSHSCQYCGYTGDDLTLDHVIPRSRGGGDSWENIVTACVRCNVRKGNRTPKEANMILDYPPRQPYSSLYFEVSKYLKTGLHDEWQKYVIGSS; the protein is encoded by the coding sequence ATGGGCAAGGTTCTAGTCCTGAACGCCTCCTACGAACCGCTGAACATCACCAGCTGGCGACGTGCGGTCGTTTTGTTGCTCAAGGGTAAAGCGGAACAAGTCGAACACAACGGCAAGTACCTCTATGCAGAATTCCCGCTGCCAACGGTAATTCGGCTACGTTACTACGTCCGGGTTCCTTACAAGGAAATTCCCCTAACCCGCCGAAATATCCTCCATCGGGATAGTCACTCCTGCCAATACTGCGGTTATACCGGCGATGATTTAACGCTCGACCATGTGATACCGCGTTCACGGGGGGGCGGTGATAGCTGGGAAAACATCGTAACAGCTTGCGTGCGGTGCAATGTCAGAAAAGGCAATCGCACCCCAAAAGAAGCCAATATGATTTTGGACTATCCACCGCGTCAACCATACAGCAGTCTCTACTTCGAGGTTAGCAAATACCTAAAAACCGGCTTGCATGATGAATGGCAAAAATATGTGATCGGTAGCAGCTAA